The stretch of DNA ATCATATTAGTACAGCTCCCATTACATTGGAGCTGATTAGCTCAATTGTGGAGAATGGACAACAATTGGCACTTTCTCCTGAATCTGCTCAAAAGATTACGGCGTGTTTTAATTATTTGCACGAGAAAATTAAGGAGAGCACTGAGCCTATATATGGCATTAATACAGGTTTTGGATCATTACAAAATGTTTCTGTTGATAATGATAAACTGGAAACCTTACAAAGCAATTTGTTGAAATCACATGCTTGTGGTACCGGGGATGAGGTTCCACAGGAGATCGTGAAATTAATGTTGCTATTGAAAATCCAATCGTTAAGTTATGGTCATTCTGGTGTGCAACTTTCAACAGTTGAACGTCTAATTGATTTTTATAATCATGATGTATTGCCTGTAGTTTATACACAGGGCTCATTAGGTGCTTCCGGGGATTTAGCGCCACTTGCTCATCTTTCATTGCCATTATTAGGTTTAGGTGAAGTTTATGTAGAAGGAAAGAAAAAAGCTTCTTCGGCTATGCTTCAGCAATTCGGCTGGGAACCGTTGCATATGAAAGCAAAAGAAGGTTTAGCATTGATCAATGGAACTCAGTTTATGAGTGCTTATGGTGTTCATTGTTTGTTGCTTTCTAAGAAACTTTCACGTGTTGCAGATGTGGTAGCGGCTACATCAATTGATGCGTTTGATTGTCGAATTGATCCTTTTAATGAACTGATTCACCAAATCCGTCCGCATAAAGGCCAGTTGGAAACAGCCAAATTTATTGCTGAGATTTTGGAGGGAAGTGAATTAATCAGCCAGGGCGGTAAACAGACACAAGATCCATACTCATTCCGCTGTGTGCCGCAGGTACATGGCGCATCAAAAGATGCGATTAATTATGTGGAATGGGTTTTCTTAACTGAGATCAATGCTGTAACTGACAATCCAAACGTTTTTCCAGAAGCCGATAAAATTCTTTCAGGAGGTAATTTCCATGGACAACCACTGGCATTGGCATTAGATTTCTTGTGTCTGGCATTGTCAGAACTTGGAAGTATTTCAGAAAGAAGAACATTTCAATTGATTTCAGGTTTACGCAAATTGCCTGCCTTTTTAGTGGCAAAACCAGGTTTGAATTCAGGTTTAATGATTCCTCAGTATACAGCGGCATCAATTGCAAGTCAGAACAAACAGTTATGTACTCCTGCATCTGTAGATTCTATTGTTTCTTCAAACGGACAAGAAGATCATGTAAGTATGGGAGCCAATGCTGCAGTTAAAGCTCATAAGGTTGTAAAAAACCTGGTTTCTATATTAGGTATTGAATGGTTGAATGCCACTCAGGCATTAGAACTGCGCAAGCCGTTGAAATCCTCACCTTTTATTGAGAAATTATTAGTGGATTTTAGAAAAGAGGTAGCATTCATTACTGAAGATCGTCAACTATCCATTGATATTGAGAAATCGAAAGAATTTATCGTTGAGCGGATTGTTATAGAATAATCTACTTTAAACAAAAAAGCGTGTTGTACAAAATTTTGTACAACACGCTTTTTTGTTTACTTTTGTTCAAAAATACTATTGAAGATGGAAATTACAACGTACTCATACTTCAGGCAAAACCTTAAGACATTCCTTGATAAGGTTTTATCAAGTCATTCGCCCTTATTTGTTACGAGGAATAATGGTGAAGATGTAGTAGTTCTGTCAAAGTCTGACTATGAAAGCATGCAAGAAACTTTTTACTTGCTTAAGAGTCCAAACAATGCACTCCGACTATTAAAAGGCATAGATGAATATAATAAAGGCATGGGGCAACAGCGGGATTTAATTGAAGAATGAAGATTGTTTTTTTAAGTGACGCATGGGATGATTATCTGTTTTGGCAATTGACAGATAAAATAATCCTCAAAAAAATTAACAACCTGATAAAAGAAATTGAAAGACAACCTTACGATGGCAACGGAAAACCTGAACCATTAAAGCATAATTTGGCTGGTTGGAGGTCTCGTAGAATAAACCTGGAACATCGTCTTGTTTATCGGATAGACAATGATTCTATAATCGTTTTACAATGCAGATATCATTATTAATAAAGAAGGCTGGAATTTCCAGCCTTCTTTATTTTATAAAACATTTCGTTCGATATAATCAATTAAGGAGTGAATGCATTTGATGTGGATCTCCTGCGCTCTATCAGCGTATGTAGAATGTGGAGCCCTGATCTCTACATCGCATTCAGCCGACATTTTTCCACCATCTTTTCCAGTAAGTCCAATAATAGAGATTCCTTTCTCTTTGGCAACTTTAATGGCATTCAGTACATTCTCAGAATTTCCACTTGTACTTATTCCCAATAAAACATCACCTTTTTGTCCGATAGCTTCAAGATACCTTGAAAACACATAAGCATAACCGTAATCATTACCAACACAGCTCATATGTGAGGGATCAGAAATCGAGATGGCAGCCAATGCCTTTCGGTCATTCCTGTAGCGGCCCGATAGTTCTTCAGCAAAATGCATTGCATCACACATAGAGCCTCCATTTCCACACGAAATGATCTTTTTGCCACTTTTTAATGCATCAACCATTAATTGTCCGGCAGTCTCAAGTGCTTCAAAATTTTTATCATTAGTCAGAAACGCTGTTAAAACGTCATGCGCTTCTGAAAAGTGTTGTTTTATTTCGTTCAAGACTTATTAATTTTGAAAGCCCAAAAATAGGTTTTAAAAACAATACTTTTCACAGACTGCGGACTAAGACAATAATTAATCGCTTGCTATTAATTTGTAAACAGCTCCCGTTGGACTTAATGGTTGTGTGTCTAAACTCGTAAGCACATAAAGCTGATGATCCATGTCCTCTCCAAAGCTTAATACACGCAAATTTTCCGGTTTATTTTTAACCTCCAGTTTTTCTCCACTCCATGTTGTTCCGCTACCCGACAGTGTGAAAAAAACACCTGTCCAATCAGCAAAAACATACTTGTTTAATAGTGCAGGAACCGCCTCACTGCAGGCAAAATAGCCTCCTGTTACACTTACTCCGTTGTCATGGTCATATTCATAAATAGGAAGAGTTAGGCCGGTTTGATCACAGTTTGTAGCAGGGTTATAGCAATGAGATGCTTCCATTATCCGCCATCCGTAATTTTTTCCCTTTTCAACTATATTGATTTCTTCATATTTGTTTTGTCCCACATCCGCGCAGAACAGGCGACCAGTGTTTTTTCTGTCAAAAGAAAACTTCCAAGGATTTCTGAAGCCATATGCCCATATTTCTTTACGTTGATTAGGGCCTGAAAAAGGATTGTCAGCTGGGATACCGTAAGGATCGCCACTGTTTACATCAATTCTGATTATTTTTCCTAAAAGTGTATTCAGATTTTGGCCGTTTCCTATTGTTCCATGTTCATCACCGGCACCACCTCCGTCACCTAATCCCACATATAAGAAACCATCAGGACCAAACTCCATATGCCCTCCGTTGTGATTCGATTCTGGCTCTTCAATTTCCATTATTATTCGCTCTGAAGCATCAGCTACATTGGCGTTTGAGGAGACTTTATACTCGGCTAAAATACTTTTGTGATCACTCCCGGCAGCAGATGAGGGGGCTGAGTAATAAATGTAGAACTTCCCATTTGTTTTATACTGAGGATGGAAAGCTAATCCGAGAAGTCCACGTTCAGTGTACCTATCGTTCATTTCTACCATTTTACTACTTACATTCAGGAAAGGAGTGGAGATTAGGCTTCCGTTTTCAATAATTTTGATCGTTCCTTTTTGTTCTACAATGAACAATCGTTTGGACCCATCATCCGGGACCGCCATTTCAACGGGGGATTCCAGGCCTTCAGTTACTAATCCTAATGCTACAGAACTACCCGGTTGTTGGGGGGTACCGTCGCCCGAATTGCTCTTCCCAGAACAATTCACTAAAAGCGCAAGGCTCATTAGTGCGACAAAAGCGAGATATATTGGTTGGTTTTTCATAACCATAATATACACTTTTAATCGTTAAAATGAGCCTAACTATTTGATTAAATGCAGTTTATGTTTTTTAAAGAAAAGTTAAGAGGCTAATATGCCAACCATTCTTAGCATTTCCACATCCATTTTTGCTTCGTCTTTAATTGCTTCAGCAAAAGGAGTATAAACGATTTTTTTATCAATCTTACCTACCATCACACCTTTTTGACCGGCAATTAAAGCTTCCACAGCATGAAAACCCAATTCACTAGCCAGCATGCGATCGAAACATGATGGAGACCCCCCACGTTGGATGTGACCCAACACAGAAACTTTGGTATCAAATTGAGGAAACTTC from Solitalea canadensis DSM 3403 encodes:
- a CDS encoding PQQ-dependent sugar dehydrogenase; translation: MKNQPIYLAFVALMSLALLVNCSGKSNSGDGTPQQPGSSVALGLVTEGLESPVEMAVPDDGSKRLFIVEQKGTIKIIENGSLISTPFLNVSSKMVEMNDRYTERGLLGLAFHPQYKTNGKFYIYYSAPSSAAGSDHKSILAEYKVSSNANVADASERIIMEIEEPESNHNGGHMEFGPDGFLYVGLGDGGGAGDEHGTIGNGQNLNTLLGKIIRIDVNSGDPYGIPADNPFSGPNQRKEIWAYGFRNPWKFSFDRKNTGRLFCADVGQNKYEEINIVEKGKNYGWRIMEASHCYNPATNCDQTGLTLPIYEYDHDNGVSVTGGYFACSEAVPALLNKYVFADWTGVFFTLSGSGTTWSGEKLEVKNKPENLRVLSFGEDMDHQLYVLTSLDTQPLSPTGAVYKLIASD
- a CDS encoding Txe/YoeB family addiction module toxin, whose translation is MKIVFLSDAWDDYLFWQLTDKIILKKINNLIKEIERQPYDGNGKPEPLKHNLAGWRSRRINLEHRLVYRIDNDSIIVLQCRYHY
- the hutH gene encoding histidine ammonia-lyase; amino-acid sequence: MKVHHISTAPITLELISSIVENGQQLALSPESAQKITACFNYLHEKIKESTEPIYGINTGFGSLQNVSVDNDKLETLQSNLLKSHACGTGDEVPQEIVKLMLLLKIQSLSYGHSGVQLSTVERLIDFYNHDVLPVVYTQGSLGASGDLAPLAHLSLPLLGLGEVYVEGKKKASSAMLQQFGWEPLHMKAKEGLALINGTQFMSAYGVHCLLLSKKLSRVADVVAATSIDAFDCRIDPFNELIHQIRPHKGQLETAKFIAEILEGSELISQGGKQTQDPYSFRCVPQVHGASKDAINYVEWVFLTEINAVTDNPNVFPEADKILSGGNFHGQPLALALDFLCLALSELGSISERRTFQLISGLRKLPAFLVAKPGLNSGLMIPQYTAASIASQNKQLCTPASVDSIVSSNGQEDHVSMGANAAVKAHKVVKNLVSILGIEWLNATQALELRKPLKSSPFIEKLLVDFRKEVAFITEDRQLSIDIEKSKEFIVERIVIE
- a CDS encoding type II toxin-antitoxin system Phd/YefM family antitoxin, coding for MEITTYSYFRQNLKTFLDKVLSSHSPLFVTRNNGEDVVVLSKSDYESMQETFYLLKSPNNALRLLKGIDEYNKGMGQQRDLIEE
- the lpcA gene encoding D-sedoheptulose 7-phosphate isomerase, coding for MNEIKQHFSEAHDVLTAFLTNDKNFEALETAGQLMVDALKSGKKIISCGNGGSMCDAMHFAEELSGRYRNDRKALAAISISDPSHMSCVGNDYGYAYVFSRYLEAIGQKGDVLLGISTSGNSENVLNAIKVAKEKGISIIGLTGKDGGKMSAECDVEIRAPHSTYADRAQEIHIKCIHSLIDYIERNVL